A single region of the Parasphingorhabdus litoris DSM 22379 genome encodes:
- a CDS encoding thioesterase family protein, with the protein MTDQMTKNTDKMVTLTDLLNQCGPGGKANPITLPQGWTQGRTAFGGLSATLAYHAASHIEDGLPGLRSAQIAFTGPLFGALTAETKMLRRGRNTAFVQSELFGDKGLGLHCNFIFASQRETAITTHDMTPPDFPPLPKDEELHRGPEQFFTSKMEFVGKRIDTSIKTNRLTRWMRLADRDGLDPMAEILCMGDALPPSIMGMLDKNAMVSSMNWQVNVIADHPATTDGWWLIDSQTHHADHGASSQFMSIWNSDRQLIATGMQSVAYYA; encoded by the coding sequence ATGACCGATCAGATGACCAAAAACACCGATAAAATGGTGACATTAACAGATCTTTTGAATCAATGCGGACCAGGCGGAAAGGCCAATCCGATCACCCTACCACAAGGCTGGACGCAAGGGCGCACAGCCTTTGGCGGATTGTCGGCGACGCTGGCCTATCATGCCGCGAGTCATATCGAAGACGGCCTGCCCGGTCTGCGTTCGGCGCAAATTGCCTTTACAGGCCCCCTTTTTGGCGCTCTGACGGCGGAGACCAAAATGCTCCGCCGGGGCCGGAATACCGCCTTTGTCCAATCGGAACTTTTTGGCGACAAGGGACTCGGCCTACATTGCAATTTCATCTTCGCCAGTCAGCGCGAAACGGCGATAACAACCCACGACATGACACCGCCAGACTTTCCGCCGCTTCCCAAAGACGAAGAGTTGCACCGCGGGCCAGAACAGTTTTTCACGTCAAAAATGGAGTTTGTCGGAAAGCGGATTGATACCAGCATCAAGACCAACCGATTGACACGCTGGATGCGGCTGGCCGACCGAGATGGCCTCGACCCAATGGCGGAGATATTGTGCATGGGCGACGCCCTGCCGCCCTCAATCATGGGGATGCTCGATAAAAATGCGATGGTCAGCTCAATGAACTGGCAGGTTAATGTCATTGCCGATCATCCGGCAACGACCGATGGCTGGTGGCTGATCGATTCGCAGACCCATCATGCCGATCATGGCGCCAGCAGCCAGTTTATGAGCATCTGGAACAGCGACCGGCAATTGATCGCAACCGGTATGCAAAGCGTGGCTTACTACGCCTGA
- a CDS encoding MerR family transcriptional regulator, whose protein sequence is MTKDSTNKDNISKDSGAFRTIGELSKELNIKPHILRYWEDQFGMLQPLKRAGSRRHYRPEDVEMVKTINRLLNEEGYTIKGARKYLTSRKNRQTAPVVPDNQDQPALPMAATVNKDNGQIVKDLKMVRDKLSSALNQA, encoded by the coding sequence ATGACCAAAGACAGCACCAACAAAGATAATATCTCAAAAGACAGCGGCGCATTCCGAACCATCGGAGAGCTTTCCAAAGAGCTCAACATCAAGCCGCATATTTTGCGCTATTGGGAAGACCAGTTCGGAATGCTCCAGCCGCTGAAACGTGCCGGCTCGCGTCGGCATTATCGCCCTGAAGATGTCGAGATGGTGAAAACCATCAATCGCCTGCTCAATGAAGAAGGCTATACGATCAAGGGCGCGCGCAAATATCTGACCTCGCGCAAGAATCGGCAAACGGCGCCGGTGGTTCCGGACAATCAGGACCAGCCTGCTCTGCCGATGGCCGCAACTGTCAACAAAGATAACGGGCAGATTGTCAAAGATCTGAAAATGGTGCGTGACAAATTGTCGAGTGCGCTTAACCAGGCGTGA
- a CDS encoding integration host factor subunit alpha has product MSYSSTLTRADLSDTMNRQVGLSRADSAVMVESILDHMINALVNGENVKISGFGTFVLRDKGERTGRNPKTGVEVPIAPRRVLTFRASQTMRDRIIAAG; this is encoded by the coding sequence ATGAGCTACAGCAGCACTCTCACACGCGCGGATCTTTCCGATACGATGAATCGTCAGGTTGGCCTTTCGCGCGCCGATAGCGCGGTCATGGTTGAGTCCATTTTGGACCATATGATCAACGCATTGGTAAACGGGGAAAATGTGAAGATCTCGGGTTTTGGCACCTTCGTTTTGCGCGACAAAGGCGAGCGCACGGGCCGTAATCCCAAAACTGGTGTCGAAGTGCCAATTGCGCCGCGCCGGGTGCTCACCTTCCGTGCCAGTCAGACGATGCGCGACCGCATTATTGCGGCCGGATAA
- a CDS encoding cation:proton antiporter domain-containing protein — MHPEIPYLRETIIFLVAAGLVVPLVRKAGISAVLGFLFVGLVIGPFGVGRLVGETPVLELMVIDDVEGVRRFAELGVIFLLFTIGLELSIAQLWGMRRLVFGFGTAQVTVSALVIGGIAYAFGNSLVAATIFGLCLALSSTALVMQLLTETRRLSAPAGRSSFGVLLLQDLAVVPILFFVGIAGATVEGSLAFAAFKAIGEAGLVIALIFIVGRVAVRPFLRFVGGTGSREVFMAAVILLVLITAALTALAGLSMALGAFLAGLLFAGTEYRHQIASDIEPFKGLLLGLFFISVGMSLDILAVWADIQWVLLSALGLLLIKGIILYLLARAFRLSKDVAAETAILMSQGGEFAFVVIAAALSFALLDPEIAQFMLLVVIVTMFLTPLLAIAGRRVGEAIRQRETSNGDVAASVDDEHPVIIGGFGRVGRLLAQLLEEQRVPYVAIDSDPDLVAAERAKGAAVFFGDASQPELLKHLGIERASAFATTMDAPESAEHVIKAVHKDWPHIPIIARACDVGHAENLRASGAKSAVPETVEASLELCEQLLTNIGFPQEAARAIVDDQRTWQTDRASEG, encoded by the coding sequence GTGCATCCTGAAATCCCCTATCTCAGGGAAACTATCATCTTCCTGGTTGCCGCTGGCCTGGTCGTTCCGCTGGTCCGTAAAGCGGGGATCAGCGCCGTGCTCGGCTTTTTGTTTGTTGGTCTGGTAATCGGGCCGTTCGGGGTCGGACGGCTGGTCGGCGAGACCCCGGTGCTGGAGCTGATGGTCATTGACGATGTTGAAGGCGTTCGCCGCTTTGCCGAATTGGGGGTTATCTTCCTGCTCTTCACTATCGGTCTGGAGCTATCGATTGCGCAGCTCTGGGGCATGCGGCGGCTCGTCTTCGGCTTTGGCACGGCGCAGGTTACGGTCAGCGCCCTGGTGATTGGCGGCATTGCCTATGCCTTTGGTAATTCTCTGGTCGCTGCGACGATTTTTGGATTGTGCCTTGCGCTATCCTCTACCGCACTGGTGATGCAATTGCTTACAGAGACCCGCCGACTCAGCGCCCCGGCAGGCCGCTCCAGTTTCGGTGTGCTTCTGCTACAGGATCTCGCCGTTGTGCCGATATTATTCTTCGTCGGCATTGCCGGTGCCACGGTTGAAGGTTCCCTGGCATTTGCCGCGTTCAAAGCGATTGGTGAAGCAGGCCTTGTGATCGCCTTGATCTTCATTGTCGGCCGTGTGGCGGTGCGCCCGTTCCTGCGGTTTGTCGGCGGCACCGGCAGCCGAGAGGTGTTCATGGCCGCGGTCATCTTGCTTGTCCTGATTACCGCTGCGCTGACGGCGCTGGCTGGCCTGTCGATGGCGCTCGGTGCGTTTCTCGCCGGACTGTTATTTGCAGGCACCGAATATCGGCATCAAATTGCCAGCGATATCGAACCGTTTAAAGGCCTTTTACTTGGCCTGTTTTTCATCTCGGTCGGGATGAGCCTCGATATCCTGGCCGTCTGGGCGGATATCCAATGGGTATTGCTATCCGCTCTGGGTCTGCTGCTGATCAAGGGCATCATCCTTTACCTTCTCGCCCGCGCGTTCCGGCTGTCCAAAGATGTCGCAGCGGAAACAGCAATTTTGATGAGCCAGGGCGGGGAATTCGCCTTTGTCGTCATTGCCGCTGCTCTATCCTTTGCCTTGCTGGATCCGGAAATTGCGCAATTCATGTTGCTGGTTGTTATCGTCACGATGTTCCTGACTCCGTTGCTCGCTATCGCGGGCCGGCGGGTTGGGGAGGCCATAAGGCAACGCGAAACCAGCAATGGTGATGTGGCGGCGAGCGTGGACGACGAACATCCTGTCATCATCGGCGGCTTCGGCCGGGTTGGCCGCTTGCTGGCCCAGCTGCTCGAAGAACAGCGTGTTCCCTACGTCGCCATCGACAGCGATCCCGATCTGGTTGCTGCAGAGCGGGCCAAGGGCGCCGCGGTATTTTTTGGCGATGCCAGTCAGCCGGAGTTGCTCAAACATCTTGGCATAGAACGGGCTTCGGCTTTTGCCACGACAATGGATGCGCCGGAATCGGCGGAACATGTGATCAAGGCCGTGCATAAGGACTGGCCGCATATTCCGATTATCGCGCGCGCCTGTGATGTTGGCCATGCGGAAAATCTCCGTGCCAGTGGCGCGAAAAGCGCTGTGCCCGAAACCGTCGAAGCCAGTCTCGAACTGTGCGAGCAACTGCTCACCAATATCGGCTTTCCGCAAGAAGCCGCCCGCGCCATCGTCGATGACCAAAGGACCTGGCAGACGGACAGAGCCTCGGAAGGCTGA
- a CDS encoding efflux transporter outer membrane subunit, giving the protein MKNQSVRAILSSGALLLLASGCVSMAPDSRAPEIAAGVPQQYDKVVASGAYEPAQWWTSFQDPILDALLDEALAKNLDLAEAAARLRAAEAQARVSRSGLFPQVNAELGSSYSDTPTAGTGFGGGAGGSRFQVESYTSGLGFSYEVDLWGRLRNDARSGRADAIAAAADLQAARLAVMAETITTYFDIVDARDQIALTTRIIDVLGDRVEQTENRYRRGLASSFELYQVRQDFRNIQAGLPQRERQLAATEGQLAVLIGRYSDNMEEFLGQKLAPQLVFTPIPSGLPIDLLAQRPDIYAEGQRLESARFNLGARKAERFPSISLSAGTGTQAGNPSGLFDIFDKWILNLGANLTAPLFQGGRIRANIEAADAQYAQQAAVYARTVLTAYQEVGAAIEGYEEERQRYRFLFSQLEEADAAAQLQSRRFATGVGSYIDYLDALRAQYQVQSSLSSAARDVALARLAVHRALGGSWDAKPAAAPVADDDTAVPASEIEGDK; this is encoded by the coding sequence GTGAAAAATCAATCCGTCAGAGCAATTCTATCATCCGGAGCGCTTTTGCTGCTGGCGAGCGGCTGTGTCAGCATGGCGCCGGATTCGCGAGCGCCCGAGATCGCTGCCGGGGTGCCTCAGCAATATGACAAGGTGGTCGCAAGCGGGGCCTATGAGCCGGCGCAGTGGTGGACATCTTTTCAAGATCCGATTCTTGATGCGCTGCTCGATGAAGCTTTAGCTAAAAATCTTGATCTTGCAGAAGCAGCCGCCCGGCTGCGCGCAGCAGAAGCACAAGCGCGCGTGTCCCGCAGCGGCCTTTTCCCGCAGGTCAATGCTGAGCTTGGCAGCAGCTATTCCGATACGCCTACTGCTGGCACCGGATTTGGCGGCGGGGCCGGCGGTTCGCGCTTTCAGGTGGAGAGCTATACATCGGGCCTGGGCTTTTCTTACGAGGTCGACCTTTGGGGCCGCTTGCGCAATGATGCCCGGTCCGGGCGCGCAGATGCGATCGCGGCCGCTGCTGATTTGCAGGCCGCACGTCTCGCCGTAATGGCAGAAACGATCACCACCTATTTCGATATAGTCGATGCCCGGGATCAGATTGCCCTGACGACCAGGATTATCGACGTGCTGGGCGACCGGGTGGAGCAGACCGAAAATCGCTACAGGCGCGGTTTGGCGTCATCTTTCGAACTCTATCAGGTGCGTCAGGATTTTCGCAATATCCAAGCCGGATTGCCGCAGCGCGAACGACAGCTGGCTGCGACCGAGGGGCAATTGGCGGTGCTGATCGGGCGCTATTCCGATAATATGGAAGAGTTTCTCGGTCAGAAACTTGCGCCTCAGCTGGTTTTTACGCCGATTCCCTCTGGCCTGCCTATTGATCTGCTGGCGCAGCGACCGGATATTTATGCGGAAGGGCAACGCCTGGAATCGGCGCGGTTTAATCTCGGTGCCCGAAAGGCCGAACGCTTCCCTTCGATCAGCCTGTCTGCCGGCACCGGAACACAGGCCGGAAACCCATCAGGCCTTTTCGACATATTTGACAAATGGATACTCAATCTGGGTGCCAATCTGACTGCGCCGCTCTTTCAAGGTGGTCGGATAAGGGCAAATATCGAAGCGGCAGACGCACAATATGCACAACAGGCGGCAGTCTATGCGCGGACCGTATTGACCGCGTATCAAGAAGTGGGCGCGGCCATTGAAGGCTATGAAGAAGAGCGGCAACGGTATCGCTTTCTCTTTTCCCAGCTCGAAGAAGCGGACGCCGCCGCGCAGCTGCAATCGCGCCGCTTTGCCACAGGTGTAGGCAGCTATATTGACTATCTTGATGCGCTACGCGCGCAATATCAGGTGCAGTCATCCCTGTCTTCGGCGGCGCGAGATGTAGCTCTGGCCCGTCTGGCGGTGCACCGCGCGCTTGGCGGCAGCTGGGATGCAAAACCAGCGGCTGCACCCGTTGCTGATGACGACACAGCGGTCCCAGCATCCGAAATTGAAGGAGACAAATAG
- a CDS encoding endonuclease/exonuclease/phosphatase family protein, whose amino-acid sequence MLKVASYNIHKAIGTDRRRNPGRVIDVLNELDADIITLQEADRRFGARAAAIPALLLEQYSDYRAIPLDVQTDSMGWHGNAILAHKSARIIAHDILHIPYLEPRGAVMAQIAINGFDLSIFGMHLDLSGLWRRRQAAAIVKLAKQYGEDRSTILMGDLNEWSASGGCLHDFSRSYNLVDCGRSFHSRGPIARLDRIMHCDRLRAVMGGVHYSASARKASDHLPVWAHMESA is encoded by the coding sequence ATGCTAAAAGTTGCCAGTTACAATATCCACAAAGCGATCGGGACCGACCGGCGGCGCAATCCTGGCCGCGTGATTGATGTGCTGAACGAGCTTGATGCAGATATCATCACTCTGCAGGAAGCGGATCGCCGTTTTGGAGCGCGGGCAGCCGCCATCCCGGCCTTGTTGCTGGAGCAATATAGCGACTATCGCGCCATTCCGCTGGATGTGCAGACTGACTCGATGGGCTGGCACGGCAATGCGATATTGGCGCATAAATCCGCGCGGATCATCGCCCATGACATATTGCATATACCCTATCTGGAACCGCGCGGCGCGGTGATGGCGCAGATTGCGATTAACGGTTTTGACCTGTCGATATTCGGCATGCATCTTGATCTATCGGGCCTCTGGCGCCGCCGCCAAGCTGCTGCCATTGTAAAGCTGGCGAAACAATATGGAGAGGATCGATCGACAATATTAATGGGCGATCTCAACGAATGGAGCGCCTCTGGTGGATGTCTTCATGATTTCAGCCGCAGCTATAATCTGGTTGATTGCGGGCGCAGTTTCCATTCGCGCGGGCCAATTGCCCGGCTCGACCGGATCATGCATTGTGATCGGTTGAGAGCGGTTATGGGTGGTGTGCATTATAGCGCTTCGGCGCGTAAGGCATCGGATCATCTGCCGGTTTGGGCACACATGGAATCGGCTTAA
- a CDS encoding TetR/AcrR family transcriptional regulator: MTDADTNQAHSLAGRPASRRKIADILAAARVEFFTNGFSAATIEAIAARAQVSKVTIYSRFNDKENLFVQVVQTECSHMRQNFTVENLENKSLRDVLLHAALGMMNFLMRDEMIRFERILGAEVTRDPKIGERFLDNGPRRLLQDLSNLLQLSIEKGEIQSDDITASAEMFAGLVMGRMDLFMRYGHVMKLSAADKEKRATRAVDAWMLIHKP; the protein is encoded by the coding sequence GTGACAGATGCGGACACTAATCAAGCACATAGCTTGGCCGGCCGACCAGCGAGCCGGCGCAAAATTGCTGATATCTTGGCAGCCGCGCGCGTTGAATTTTTTACCAATGGCTTTTCAGCGGCCACTATCGAAGCCATTGCAGCCCGTGCGCAGGTTTCCAAAGTGACAATTTACAGCCGGTTCAACGATAAAGAGAATCTCTTTGTCCAAGTGGTTCAGACAGAATGCTCCCATATGCGTCAAAATTTCACTGTCGAAAATTTAGAGAATAAAAGCCTGCGAGATGTTTTGCTCCACGCTGCGCTTGGTATGATGAACTTCCTGATGCGGGATGAGATGATCCGCTTTGAACGTATATTGGGCGCCGAAGTTACTCGCGATCCCAAAATCGGTGAGCGTTTTCTCGACAATGGTCCACGCCGGTTGCTGCAGGATCTCTCAAACTTACTCCAACTGTCCATCGAGAAGGGCGAGATTCAAAGTGACGATATTACCGCATCGGCCGAAATGTTCGCGGGACTGGTCATGGGCCGCATGGACCTGTTCATGCGCTATGGTCATGTAATGAAACTGTCCGCTGCGGACAAAGAAAAACGCGCCACACGGGCCGTCGATGCCTGGATGCTGATCCACAAACCCTGA
- a CDS encoding efflux RND transporter periplasmic adaptor subunit, whose translation MHRQRVIGGLILLAAIVIAALLIFLRPEPAEKPEEENIPLVQAEALKIRSGNLMIEGSGTVRAREELTLAAEVAGKLVYVNPGLREGQRVARGATLFRIDTSDYRNAVQTAQADVASQNVAVMEAREEVTLARAELERFQKRGASNSAYASVDDSDYAARILPPDSLQQKQSAEDESASSASTNGLATREPQLQSARAALRRAQAQLADAQTALKRTTVRAPFAGVVRSEDIALGSYVAPGQSLGSMVGTADFEAVIPLSESEAALIPGLWRPGSSRIEASVYSDYGGTRYRWQAYVDRANSVLNPQTRTIDVFLRIPNPLRGGAPAVTQKEGQKSAGASGAPPLFVGSFVDAEITGRALDQYAVLPLAALRPGNQIWLVQDGKLRIAKVDIYQRTDTQALISTAGLGAKPVVILSALKAATNGQRVKIAEARKEASSNANPTPKKAKADKAP comes from the coding sequence GTGCACCGTCAACGCGTTATCGGCGGACTGATCCTGCTGGCAGCTATTGTGATAGCCGCACTATTGATCTTTTTGCGGCCCGAACCTGCCGAGAAGCCAGAAGAAGAAAATATACCGCTGGTGCAGGCGGAGGCTTTGAAAATTCGATCCGGAAATTTGATGATTGAGGGCTCAGGCACTGTCCGTGCGCGTGAAGAACTCACTCTCGCCGCCGAAGTTGCAGGCAAACTTGTCTATGTGAACCCCGGCCTGCGTGAAGGCCAAAGAGTGGCGCGCGGCGCGACGCTTTTTCGTATTGATACATCGGATTATCGCAATGCCGTCCAGACCGCACAGGCGGATGTCGCTTCGCAAAATGTCGCGGTCATGGAAGCGCGGGAGGAAGTGACGCTGGCCAGGGCCGAGCTTGAACGCTTTCAGAAGCGCGGTGCCAGCAACAGCGCCTATGCGAGCGTGGATGACAGCGACTATGCCGCGCGGATATTGCCGCCGGATTCATTGCAACAGAAGCAGAGCGCGGAGGACGAAAGTGCTAGCTCTGCATCAACCAATGGTTTGGCGACGCGTGAACCACAATTGCAATCCGCACGGGCTGCGCTGCGCCGGGCCCAAGCGCAATTGGCCGATGCGCAAACCGCACTGAAGCGAACGACAGTGCGCGCGCCTTTTGCTGGTGTCGTGCGGTCTGAGGATATTGCGCTGGGCAGCTATGTTGCACCGGGCCAGTCGCTCGGTTCAATGGTCGGCACCGCTGATTTCGAAGCGGTCATACCATTGTCTGAAAGTGAAGCTGCTCTGATCCCAGGGCTATGGCGACCGGGCAGCAGCCGCATCGAGGCATCAGTCTATTCCGATTATGGCGGCACGCGTTATCGCTGGCAGGCCTATGTTGATCGGGCGAACAGCGTCCTCAACCCGCAGACCCGGACGATTGATGTGTTCCTGCGTATCCCCAATCCGCTGCGCGGTGGTGCTCCGGCGGTGACCCAGAAAGAGGGACAGAAATCCGCCGGTGCATCAGGCGCGCCGCCGTTGTTTGTCGGCAGTTTTGTCGACGCTGAAATTACCGGCCGGGCACTCGATCAATATGCAGTGCTCCCGCTTGCGGCCCTGCGGCCCGGCAATCAGATTTGGCTGGTACAAGACGGCAAGCTGCGCATCGCCAAAGTGGACATATATCAGCGCACGGATACACAGGCATTGATCAGCACGGCCGGTTTGGGTGCCAAGCCAGTGGTGATTTTGAGCGCCTTGAAAGCGGCAACAAATGGTCAGCGTGTAAAAATTGCCGAGGCCAGAAAAGAAGCCTCGTCCAACGCCAATCCGACACCCAAGAAAGCCAAGGCGGACAAAGCGCCATGA
- a CDS encoding efflux RND transporter permease subunit, translated as MNAPADPSGTPPSGPEIPSKEVMEQRGVVAFMARNGVAANLLMLFFLIAGIASFGTIVQEVFPENSLDTVQVSVAYPGATPDEVEESIVQKIEEAVEAVDGVKKVTASANEGSGSVSVQLELGTDIDRALDDVKAEIDQIQTFPDEAEEPDVRELTTRQSVVRIAIFGDVSESALKEVAYRLEDSLAALDEVSFVDTSSIRDYELSVEVSQNTLQALGLSLNDISRTVAASSLDSPAGSIDTADEEVRVRTIGQNYNQQNFEDIVLVSNEDGALIRLGQVANVKDGFEDSDLISLYNGKPVAFVEVFRTSDERVLDVAEAVRIYLEEDFKPTLPEGVSYAIWSDDSELLDDRLSLLLKNAAIGLVLVLMALTLFLDIRLAAWTAVGIGVTFIGAIFLLDLAGSSINMFSLFGFILALGLVVDDAIVVGENIYAQRESGRTGLGASVTGARRVTMPVIFAVLTTIAAFSSIFSVGGVIGKLIADIPLVVVCVLVLSLIESLLILPNHLSHLPPPGGPHTNPITLFFERVQGKVNEYYQAFVDGPLDRALHFAIRMPYVILAGAVALLIVFGSLIPAGIIKVGFFPSVEADVVTASLEMPAGSTIEQTEKIALLIEEGGRKAFADYQSGRPEDEESPLRGIFTRIGQAAPSGGPEPNGGNTASNLASVQFSFIPGDQRDLEAKAFENAWRDAVGPVVEARSLVFASELISVGAPVNVQLSDPDPAIVEAAAEKLMVELNRFAGLFDIESDQDAGLQEIQLRLKPEARTLGVTLQDVASQVRAAFFGSEALRVQRGREDVRVYIRLPEAERNSVADVERFRVRVPGGEVALGTLAEVSFGQAPSIIRRTDGRRVTTVTADLDDEVVTGEEIANALDNDIMPRLQADYPQLLYTMGGEQEEQAESFDAFFPALTFSFLAIYALLAIPFRSYLQPLIIMAVIPFGIIGALIGHMLLDIQLVILSVFGITALAGVIINGSLVMIDFINENLRNGMPIEDAIMKGAKSRFRPIMLTSLTTFLGVAPITFETSLQAQFLVPMAASLGFGVLFGTVILQLLIPALAVLEFRGKQRFKNWWTARTETPAEA; from the coding sequence ATGAACGCACCGGCCGATCCATCCGGTACGCCTCCATCGGGGCCGGAGATACCCAGCAAAGAGGTGATGGAACAGCGCGGTGTCGTTGCGTTTATGGCTCGCAACGGGGTAGCTGCCAATTTGCTGATGCTGTTCTTCCTGATCGCCGGGATCGCATCGTTCGGCACGATTGTGCAGGAAGTTTTTCCTGAAAACAGCCTCGACACGGTGCAGGTGAGCGTTGCCTACCCCGGCGCGACACCAGATGAAGTCGAAGAATCCATCGTCCAGAAAATCGAGGAAGCCGTGGAAGCGGTCGATGGCGTCAAAAAAGTGACGGCGAGCGCCAATGAGGGATCGGGTTCGGTTTCCGTGCAGCTCGAATTGGGTACCGATATCGACCGGGCGCTGGATGATGTCAAAGCAGAGATTGACCAGATCCAAACCTTTCCCGACGAAGCGGAAGAGCCGGATGTGCGGGAGCTGACAACGCGGCAAAGCGTGGTGCGAATAGCGATTTTTGGCGATGTATCGGAAAGTGCGCTGAAGGAAGTGGCGTACCGATTGGAAGACTCGCTGGCGGCGCTGGATGAAGTGTCCTTTGTCGATACCAGTTCGATTCGCGATTATGAGCTATCGGTAGAAGTCTCGCAAAATACGCTTCAGGCCTTGGGTCTGTCACTCAATGATATTTCGCGGACCGTTGCGGCGAGCAGCCTCGATAGTCCGGCGGGCTCGATTGATACAGCCGATGAAGAAGTACGTGTTCGCACGATCGGCCAGAATTACAACCAGCAGAATTTCGAAGACATTGTTCTGGTCAGCAACGAGGATGGCGCGCTGATCCGCTTGGGTCAGGTTGCGAATGTCAAAGACGGGTTTGAAGATTCCGACCTGATTTCGCTTTATAATGGCAAACCGGTCGCCTTTGTCGAAGTCTTTCGCACCAGCGATGAACGGGTGTTAGATGTCGCAGAAGCGGTGCGCATCTATCTTGAAGAAGATTTTAAACCGACCCTGCCCGAAGGTGTGTCTTATGCGATCTGGAGCGATGATTCCGAGTTGCTCGACGACCGTTTGAGCCTGCTGCTGAAAAACGCGGCCATTGGTCTTGTCCTCGTCCTTATGGCTCTTACGCTGTTTCTCGATATTCGGCTGGCCGCATGGACGGCGGTCGGCATTGGCGTGACCTTTATCGGTGCGATTTTTCTGCTCGATCTGGCGGGTTCGAGTATCAATATGTTCTCACTTTTTGGTTTCATACTCGCGCTCGGTCTGGTGGTTGATGACGCCATTGTGGTGGGCGAGAATATCTACGCCCAGCGGGAAAGCGGGCGCACCGGGCTCGGTGCCTCGGTTACCGGCGCACGCCGGGTAACGATGCCGGTTATTTTTGCGGTTCTGACAACTATTGCGGCCTTTTCGTCCATATTTTCCGTCGGCGGTGTGATCGGCAAGCTCATCGCCGATATCCCGCTGGTTGTCGTTTGTGTGTTGGTCTTGTCCTTGATCGAATCGCTCTTGATCCTGCCCAACCATCTCAGCCATTTGCCGCCGCCAGGTGGGCCGCATACCAATCCGATCACTCTGTTCTTTGAACGCGTGCAGGGCAAGGTGAATGAATATTATCAGGCCTTTGTTGATGGTCCGTTGGATCGCGCGCTGCATTTTGCCATTCGCATGCCCTATGTCATTCTGGCTGGTGCCGTGGCTTTGTTGATCGTGTTTGGATCGCTGATTCCGGCTGGCATTATCAAAGTTGGTTTCTTTCCATCGGTTGAGGCCGATGTCGTGACGGCAAGCCTGGAAATGCCGGCGGGTTCAACCATTGAACAGACTGAAAAGATCGCCTTGCTGATCGAAGAGGGTGGTCGCAAAGCCTTTGCCGACTATCAATCGGGACGACCGGAAGATGAAGAATCGCCATTGCGCGGCATATTTACCCGGATTGGTCAGGCCGCACCCAGTGGTGGTCCCGAACCCAATGGCGGCAATACGGCCTCCAATCTCGCCAGCGTGCAGTTCAGCTTCATCCCCGGTGATCAGCGCGATCTTGAGGCGAAAGCCTTTGAGAATGCATGGCGTGATGCCGTTGGTCCTGTCGTTGAAGCGCGCTCGCTTGTCTTTGCATCGGAGCTGATCTCTGTCGGTGCGCCGGTGAATGTCCAGCTGTCCGATCCCGATCCCGCCATTGTCGAGGCCGCTGCCGAAAAGCTGATGGTAGAGCTTAACCGCTTTGCCGGTTTGTTTGATATCGAGTCCGATCAGGATGCGGGGCTGCAGGAAATTCAGCTGCGCCTCAAACCGGAGGCGCGGACCCTTGGTGTCACGTTGCAGGATGTCGCCTCGCAAGTCCGTGCGGCCTTTTTCGGCAGCGAAGCGCTGCGCGTACAGCGTGGGCGCGAAGATGTTCGGGTCTATATCCGCCTGCCGGAAGCCGAGCGCAATTCCGTTGCGGATGTAGAACGCTTCCGCGTGCGTGTCCCGGGCGGCGAGGTGGCCTTGGGCACTTTGGCAGAGGTGTCGTTCGGGCAGGCACCGTCGATCATCCGCCGGACCGATGGTCGCCGCGTGACAACGGTTACGGCCGATCTGGATGATGAGGTGGTTACTGGTGAGGAAATTGCCAATGCCCTCGACAATGACATCATGCCACGTCTGCAGGCGGACTATCCGCAATTGCTTTATACAATGGGCGGTGAACAGGAAGAGCAAGCGGAATCCTTCGACGCATTCTTCCCTGCTTTGACCTTCTCATTCCTCGCGATCTATGCTTTGCTGGCAATCCCGTTTCGGTCTTATCTTCAGCCCCTTATCATCATGGCGGTGATCCCGTTCGGTATCATCGGCGCGCTGATCGGTCATATGCTGCTGGATATACAGCTGGTCATATTGAGCGTGTTCGGGATTACCGCTTTGGCCGGCGTCATCATCAACGGATCGCTGGTCATGATTGATTTTATCAACGAGAATCTGCGAAACGGCATGCCAATTGAGGATGCGATCATGAAAGGCGCGAAATCACGTTTCCGTCCGATCATGTTAACATCTCTGACGACCTTTCTTGGCGTCGCGCCGATTACCTTTGAAACCAGCCTGCAAGCGCAATTTCTGGTGCCGATGGCAGCGAGTCTGGGCTTTGGTGTCTTGTTCGGAACGGTGATCCTGCAACTGCTGATCCCGGCCTTGGCGGTCCTCGAATTTCGCGGCAAGCAGCGGTTTAAAAACTGGTGGACGGCACGCACGGAAACGCCAGCAGAGGCCTGA